From the Lathyrus oleraceus cultivar Zhongwan6 chromosome 4, CAAS_Psat_ZW6_1.0, whole genome shotgun sequence genome, one window contains:
- the LOC127137271 gene encoding DEAD-box ATP-dependent RNA helicase 31 produces the protein MGVKALVLDEADHLLDMGFLKDIEKIIAAIPKQRQTLMFSATIPDEVRQVCHIVMKRDFEYINTVQEGSEDTHSQVRQMHLVAPLDKHFPLLYAILKEHIADDVDYKVLVFCTTAMVTRLVADLLGELNLNVREIHSRKPQSYRTRVSDEFRKSKGLILVTSDVSARGVDYPDVTLVVQVGLPADREQYIHRLGRTGRRGKEGQGILLLAPWEEFFLATAKDLPIGKAPVPSVDPDTKKKVERALSNVEMKNKEAAYQAWLGYYNSNKKVGKDKYRLVELANEFSRCMGLDSPPAIPKLVLGKMGLKNIPGLRSK, from the exons ATGGGGGTGAAGGCCTTGGTGCTTGATGAAGCTGATCATTTACTAGACATGGGATTTCTCAAAGATATTGAGAAGATAATCGCTGCAATCCCTAAACAACGACAAACACTTATGTTTTCTGCAACAATTCCCGACGAG GTGCGCCAAGTCTGCCATATTGTTATGAAAAGGGATTTTGAATATATTAATACAGTTCAGGAGGGTAGTGAGGATACACATTCACAG GTCCGCCAAATGCATTTAGTTGCACCATTAGACAAGCATTTCCCTTTACTCTATGCTATTCTGAAGGAGCACATTGCAGATGATGTTGACTACAAG GTTCTTGTTTTCTGCACAACCGCTATGGTCACAAGACTTGTTGCTGATCTCCTTGGGGAGTTGAACTTGAATGTGAGAGAAATCCATTCAAGAAAGCCTCAGAGTTATAGAACCAGAGTTTCTGATGAATTCCGGAAGTCAAAGGGTCTCATCTTGGTTACTTCGGATGTATCTGCACGTGGAGTTGATTATCCAGATGTTACTCTTGTTGTACAG GTTGGTCTACCGGCTGATAGAGAACAATATATACATCGACTAGGTAGAACGGGGAGAAGAGGAAAAGAAGGGCAGGGCATTCTGCTACTAGCTCCTTGGGAAGAGTTCTTTTTAGCTACTGCAAAAGATTTACCTATTGGGAAAGCTCCGGTCCCTTCAGTTGATCCTGACACTAAGAAAAAG GTGGAAAGGGCTCTATCCAATGTGGAGATGAAAAATAAAGAAGCAGCATATCAGGCATGGCTTGGTTACTACAACTCTAACAAGAAAGTGGGGAAAGATAAGTATAGGTTAGTGGAGCTTGCAAATGAGTTCAGTCGATGCATGGGGCTTGATAGCCCTCCAGCTATTCCTAAGCTTGTCCTTGGCAAGATGGGTCTTAAAAATATCCCTGGTTTACGTTCCAAATAG